A genome region from Mesorhizobium sp. B2-1-8 includes the following:
- a CDS encoding LacI family transcriptional regulator, producing the protein MDRQRTDKDDEATAQERPTLKTLAFMTGLGVTTVSRALKDAPEIGAETRRRVQLVAKQIGYRPNRAGVRLRTGKTNVISLVLNTEHELMSFVSDIIYGVTEVIADTPYHLIVTPYSRSQDPLDPVRYLVETGSADGVIISRTQPNDPRARYMLERGIPFATHGRTEMGLVHPYHDFDNYAFAAEAVRHLAGMGRRRLALVTPPVGLSYYRHTVDGFADALSEVGASEVPFNTVSIDHSIEQIRMRTAQLMRRDIRPDGIISSAAAATLAIVAGIEDAGLKLGRDVDVVSKQSSELLHLFRHELLVVNEDFRLAGSELARSVLGWIGGASPGTLQSLSEPKGVVAYRPSGD; encoded by the coding sequence ATGGACAGACAACGCACGGACAAGGATGACGAGGCGACGGCACAGGAACGGCCGACGCTGAAGACGCTTGCCTTCATGACCGGGCTTGGCGTCACCACCGTCTCGCGCGCCTTGAAGGACGCGCCCGAGATCGGCGCCGAGACCAGGCGTCGTGTCCAGCTCGTGGCCAAGCAGATCGGCTATCGGCCGAACCGTGCCGGCGTGCGTTTGCGGACCGGCAAGACCAATGTCATCAGCCTCGTGCTCAACACCGAGCACGAACTCATGAGCTTTGTCTCCGACATCATCTACGGCGTGACGGAAGTCATCGCCGACACGCCCTACCACCTGATCGTCACACCCTATTCGCGCTCGCAGGATCCACTGGATCCGGTGCGCTATCTCGTGGAGACCGGCTCGGCCGACGGCGTCATCATCTCGCGCACCCAGCCGAACGATCCGAGGGCCCGCTACATGCTGGAGCGCGGCATTCCCTTCGCCACGCATGGCCGCACCGAGATGGGGCTGGTTCATCCCTATCATGATTTCGACAACTACGCCTTCGCGGCCGAGGCGGTGCGGCATCTCGCCGGCATGGGCCGCCGCCGGCTCGCCTTGGTGACGCCGCCGGTCGGTTTGAGCTACTACCGCCATACGGTTGACGGCTTTGCCGACGCTCTGAGCGAAGTCGGCGCCAGCGAGGTGCCGTTCAACACCGTTTCGATCGACCATTCGATCGAACAGATCAGGATGAGGACCGCGCAGCTGATGCGGCGCGACATCAGGCCGGACGGTATCATCAGCAGCGCCGCGGCGGCGACGCTCGCCATCGTCGCCGGCATCGAGGATGCCGGCCTGAAGCTCGGCCGCGACGTCGACGTGGTGTCGAAGCAGTCGTCGGAACTGCTGCATCTGTTCAGGCATGAATTGCTGGTCGTCAACGAAGACTTCCGGCTGGCCGGCTCCGAACTCGCCCGCTCGGTGCTCGGCTGGATCGGCGGTGCCTCGCCCGGCACGCTGCAGAGCCTGAGCGAGCCGAAGGGCGTCGTGGCCTATCGGCCCTCCGGCGATTAG
- a CDS encoding ABC transporter substrate-binding protein — MRYKFLTAAFAATVALNFAGPAAATDLEVTHWWTSGGEAAAVAELAKAFDATGNHWVDGAIAGSGGTARPIMISRITGGDPMGATQFNHGRQAEELVQAGLMRDLTDVATKGKWTEVVRPKSLLDSCTIDGKIYCVPVNIHSWQWLWLSNAAFEKAGVPVPKNWNEYVAAAPALEKAGIVPLAVGGQAWQASGAFDVLLAAVGGTDTFLKVYKDKDAKFAAGPEVAKVFKAADDARKMAKNTNVQDWNQATNMVITGKAGGQIMGDWAQGEFQVAGKTAGKDYTCLPGLGLNEVIATGGDAFYFPLLKDADKAKAQEVLAETLLDPKTQVAFNLKKGSLPVRGDVDLNAANDCMKKGLAILAKGAVIPWTDQLLSQDSQKQKEDLFSEFFAKPDMSLEEAQKRFADIIASAD, encoded by the coding sequence ATGCGATACAAATTCCTGACCGCTGCGTTTGCAGCGACGGTTGCGCTCAACTTCGCCGGCCCGGCGGCCGCGACCGATCTGGAAGTCACCCATTGGTGGACTTCCGGCGGCGAGGCGGCAGCGGTCGCCGAACTCGCCAAGGCATTCGACGCCACCGGCAACCACTGGGTCGACGGCGCCATCGCCGGGTCCGGCGGCACGGCACGGCCGATCATGATCAGCCGCATCACCGGCGGCGATCCGATGGGGGCCACCCAATTCAATCATGGAAGGCAAGCGGAAGAGCTGGTGCAGGCCGGCCTGATGCGCGACCTCACCGACGTCGCCACCAAGGGCAAGTGGACGGAGGTGGTACGGCCCAAGAGCCTGCTCGACTCGTGCACGATCGACGGCAAGATCTATTGCGTGCCGGTCAACATCCATTCCTGGCAGTGGCTGTGGCTGTCGAACGCGGCTTTCGAGAAGGCCGGCGTTCCGGTGCCGAAGAACTGGAATGAGTATGTGGCCGCGGCCCCGGCACTGGAGAAGGCAGGCATCGTGCCGCTCGCGGTCGGTGGGCAGGCCTGGCAGGCATCGGGCGCCTTCGACGTGCTGCTTGCCGCGGTCGGAGGAACCGACACCTTCCTCAAGGTCTACAAGGACAAGGACGCCAAGTTCGCCGCCGGTCCCGAAGTCGCCAAGGTCTTCAAGGCAGCCGACGACGCCCGCAAGATGGCCAAGAACACAAATGTGCAGGACTGGAACCAGGCCACCAACATGGTCATCACCGGCAAGGCCGGCGGCCAGATCATGGGTGACTGGGCGCAAGGCGAGTTCCAGGTCGCCGGCAAGACCGCCGGCAAGGACTATACCTGCCTTCCCGGCCTTGGCCTGAACGAGGTCATTGCCACGGGCGGCGACGCCTTCTACTTCCCACTGCTCAAGGATGCCGACAAGGCCAAGGCGCAGGAAGTGCTGGCCGAAACACTGCTCGATCCCAAGACCCAGGTTGCCTTCAACCTCAAGAAGGGTTCGCTGCCGGTGCGCGGCGACGTCGACCTCAACGCGGCCAACGACTGCATGAAGAAGGGCCTTGCCATCCTAGCCAAGGGCGCGGTCATCCCATGGACGGACCAGCTGCTCTCGCAGGACAGCCAGAAGCAGAAGGAGGATCTTTTCTCCGAATTCTTCGCCAAGCCCGACATGAGCCTCGAAGAGGCGCAGAAGCGCTTCGCCGACATCATCGCTTCGGCTGACTGA
- a CDS encoding carbohydrate ABC transporter permease — protein MSKSERPSQLFRNLNAKVASIPMVLTAMVVFVGGTAWTVLYSFTNSKLLPRLNFVGLDQYYRLWATPRWLISIENLLIYGVISLVFSLVIGFLLAALLDQKIRFEDTFRTIFLYPFALSFIVTGLVWQWLLNPDFGVQGVVRSLGWTSFDFNPLYNSSIVIYGISIAALWQGTGLIMCLMLAGLRGIDEDIWKAARVDGIPMWKTYLFIIIPMMRPVFITTLVIIASGIVKVYDLVVAQTSGGPGIASEVPAKYVYDYMFFAQNLGQGFAASTMMLLSVMIVIVPWAYLEFGGRKRV, from the coding sequence ATGAGCAAGAGCGAACGCCCGAGCCAACTCTTCCGCAATCTCAATGCGAAGGTCGCTTCGATCCCGATGGTCCTCACCGCAATGGTGGTCTTCGTCGGCGGCACCGCGTGGACGGTTCTCTATTCCTTCACCAATTCGAAGCTCCTGCCGCGGCTGAATTTCGTCGGGCTCGACCAGTACTACCGGCTGTGGGCGACGCCGCGCTGGCTGATCTCGATCGAGAATCTTTTGATCTACGGCGTGATCTCACTGGTATTCTCGCTGGTGATCGGTTTTCTGCTCGCGGCTCTGCTCGACCAGAAAATCCGTTTCGAGGATACGTTCCGCACCATCTTCCTCTATCCCTTCGCGCTGTCCTTCATCGTCACCGGCCTTGTCTGGCAATGGCTGCTCAATCCGGATTTCGGCGTCCAGGGCGTGGTGCGAAGCCTCGGCTGGACCAGCTTCGATTTCAATCCGCTCTACAACTCCAGCATCGTCATCTACGGCATATCGATCGCGGCGCTCTGGCAAGGCACGGGGCTGATCATGTGCCTGATGCTGGCGGGTCTGCGCGGCATCGACGAGGATATCTGGAAGGCTGCACGGGTGGACGGGATACCCATGTGGAAGACCTATCTCTTCATCATCATCCCGATGATGCGGCCGGTTTTCATCACCACGCTTGTGATCATCGCGTCCGGCATCGTCAAGGTCTACGATCTCGTCGTCGCGCAGACCAGCGGCGGGCCGGGCATCGCCTCCGAAGTGCCGGCCAAGTATGTCTACGACTACATGTTCTTCGCCCAGAACCTCGGCCAGGGCTTTGCCGCCTCGACCATGATGCTGCTGTCGGTGATGATCGTCATCGTGCCGTGGGCCTATCTCGAATTTGGAGGCCGCAAGCGTGTCTGA
- a CDS encoding carbohydrate ABC transporter permease, protein MSDHAVSLSATSNLRDDASGPSGPKPRHMFSRRNIFLYGTLVVVALYYLLPLYVMVVTSLKGMPEIRLGNIFSPPLEITFEPWVKAWSQACTGLNCDGLSRGFWNSVRITVPSVILSIAIASVNGYALANWRFKGADTFFVILIVGAFIPYQVMIYPIVIILREIGLYGSLTGLVIVHSIFGMPILTLLFRNYFTSMPEELFRAARVDGAGFWGIYLRIMLPMSLPIFVVAIILQVTGIWNDFLFGVVYTRPDTYPMTVQLNNIVNSVQGVKEYNVNMAATILTGLVPLVVYFISGKLFVRGIAAGAVKG, encoded by the coding sequence GTGTCTGACCATGCCGTCTCCTTGTCCGCCACGTCAAACCTGCGGGATGATGCCTCCGGACCGAGCGGGCCAAAGCCGCGGCACATGTTTTCGCGCCGCAACATTTTCCTCTACGGCACGCTCGTCGTGGTGGCGCTCTACTACCTCCTGCCGCTCTATGTGATGGTCGTCACCTCGCTCAAGGGCATGCCGGAGATCCGCCTCGGCAACATCTTCTCGCCGCCGCTCGAGATCACCTTCGAGCCTTGGGTCAAGGCATGGTCGCAGGCCTGCACCGGCCTCAATTGCGACGGACTTTCGCGTGGTTTCTGGAATTCGGTGCGCATCACCGTTCCCTCGGTAATCCTGTCGATCGCCATCGCTTCGGTGAACGGCTACGCGCTGGCCAACTGGCGCTTCAAAGGCGCCGACACGTTCTTCGTCATCCTGATCGTCGGCGCCTTCATTCCCTACCAGGTGATGATCTATCCGATCGTCATCATCCTGCGCGAGATCGGCCTCTATGGCAGCCTTACCGGTCTGGTGATCGTGCACTCCATTTTCGGCATGCCGATCCTGACGCTTCTGTTCCGCAATTATTTCACCTCCATGCCGGAGGAGCTGTTCCGGGCGGCGCGCGTCGACGGCGCCGGCTTCTGGGGCATTTACCTGCGCATCATGCTGCCGATGTCGCTGCCGATCTTCGTCGTCGCCATCATCCTGCAGGTGACCGGCATCTGGAACGACTTCCTGTTCGGCGTCGTCTACACCCGGCCCGACACCTACCCGATGACGGTGCAGCTCAACAACATCGTCAACTCGGTGCAGGGCGTGAAGGAATACAACGTCAACATGGCCGCCACCATCCTGACCGGGCTGGTGCCGCTGGTCGTCTACTTCATTTCCGGCAAATTGTTCGTGCGCGGCATCGCCGCCGGCGCGGTGAAAGGGTGA
- a CDS encoding ABC transporter ATP-binding protein, translating to MAMAANGTSVSIQDLSLNFGAISVLQTLNLDVAEGEFIVLLGPSGCGKSTLLNCIAGLLDISEGRIFIKGKNVTWEEPKDRGIGMVFQSYALYPQMTVEKNLSFGLRVAGIAKDEIAKRIARAAEILQIEPLLQRKPAALSGGQRQRVAIGRALVRDVDVFLFDEPLSNLDAKLRSELRVEIKLLHRKLQNTMIYVTHDQIEAMTLADRIAVMKGGVIQQLDAPQTIYNRPVNRFVAGFLGSPAMNFIEGRLEKDGGDWHFAVENARVPLSTYAFDKEPVTGPAVFGIRPEHVALNSGTGWPFTATANVEVVEPMGSDTLVWLKLGKQNFTVRVTAERTPGNGDTVSIGFDPMRASLFELASGNRM from the coding sequence ATGGCGATGGCGGCGAACGGCACCAGTGTTTCGATCCAGGACCTGTCGCTGAACTTCGGCGCTATCTCGGTGCTGCAGACGCTCAACCTCGATGTCGCCGAAGGCGAGTTCATCGTGCTGCTCGGGCCCTCTGGCTGCGGCAAGTCGACCTTGCTCAACTGCATCGCCGGCCTGCTCGATATTTCGGAAGGCCGCATCTTCATCAAGGGCAAGAACGTCACCTGGGAAGAGCCCAAGGACCGCGGCATCGGCATGGTCTTCCAGTCCTATGCGCTCTACCCGCAGATGACGGTGGAGAAGAACCTGTCTTTTGGGCTGCGTGTCGCCGGCATCGCCAAGGACGAGATCGCCAAGCGCATCGCGCGAGCAGCCGAGATCCTGCAGATCGAGCCGCTGCTGCAGCGCAAGCCCGCCGCACTCTCCGGCGGCCAGCGCCAGCGCGTGGCGATCGGGCGGGCGCTGGTGCGCGATGTCGACGTCTTCCTGTTCGACGAACCGCTGTCCAACCTCGATGCCAAGCTGCGTTCGGAACTTCGCGTCGAGATCAAGCTTCTGCATCGTAAATTGCAGAACACCATGATCTACGTCACCCACGACCAGATCGAGGCGATGACGCTGGCCGATCGCATAGCGGTGATGAAGGGTGGCGTCATCCAGCAGCTCGACGCGCCGCAGACCATCTACAACCGTCCGGTCAACCGGTTCGTTGCAGGGTTCCTCGGCTCGCCGGCGATGAATTTCATCGAGGGCCGGCTGGAGAAGGACGGCGGGGACTGGCACTTCGCCGTCGAGAATGCCCGCGTCCCGCTTTCGACCTATGCTTTCGACAAGGAGCCGGTGACTGGGCCAGCCGTATTTGGCATCCGGCCGGAACATGTCGCCTTGAACAGCGGCACCGGCTGGCCGTTTACAGCGACGGCGAATGTCGAGGTCGTCGAGCCGATGGGCTCGGACACGCTGGTCTGGCTGAAGCTCGGCAAACAGAATTTCACCGTGCGGGTAACGGCCGAACGCACGCCGGGCAATGGCGATACCGTGAGCATCGGCTTCGATCCGATGCGGGCTTCGCTGTTCGAGTTGGCGAGCGGCAACCGCATGTAG
- a CDS encoding sugar phosphate isomerase/epimerase family protein — MNWSFQLYSARNFLPWTDVLEMLGKLGYAEVEGFGGVYDDPKAFRAELDKNGLAMPTGHFSIDALEKDFDGVRRIAETLGVKLLICPYLMAEDRPSDAAGWRGFGERLAKVGEVASKAGYGFAWHNHDFEFKTLADGSVPQDHILSSAPNIGWEMDVAWVVRGGADPLPWIEKHGQRIVAVHVKDMAKPGEGLDEDGWSDVGHGTIDWAGLIKVLRAKSAAKYFVMEQDNPNDIERFARRSIATVKSY, encoded by the coding sequence ATGAACTGGTCATTCCAACTTTACAGCGCCCGCAATTTCTTGCCCTGGACCGATGTGCTCGAAATGCTCGGCAAGCTCGGTTACGCCGAGGTCGAAGGCTTCGGCGGCGTCTATGACGATCCCAAGGCCTTCCGCGCCGAACTCGACAAGAACGGTCTTGCCATGCCGACCGGGCATTTTTCCATCGACGCGCTGGAGAAGGATTTCGACGGTGTGCGCCGGATCGCCGAAACGCTCGGCGTCAAGCTCTTGATCTGCCCCTATCTGATGGCCGAGGACAGGCCGTCCGACGCCGCCGGCTGGCGCGGCTTCGGAGAGCGTCTGGCCAAGGTCGGCGAGGTGGCCTCGAAGGCCGGCTATGGCTTCGCCTGGCACAACCATGATTTCGAATTCAAGACACTCGCCGACGGCTCGGTGCCGCAGGATCATATCCTGTCGTCCGCCCCCAATATTGGCTGGGAAATGGACGTTGCCTGGGTGGTGCGCGGCGGCGCCGACCCGCTGCCCTGGATCGAAAAGCATGGCCAGCGCATCGTCGCCGTCCATGTCAAGGACATGGCGAAGCCAGGCGAGGGGCTGGATGAGGATGGCTGGTCGGATGTCGGGCATGGCACGATCGACTGGGCCGGCCTGATCAAGGTGCTGCGGGCCAAGAGCGCGGCAAAATACTTTGTCATGGAACAGGACAATCCCAACGACATCGAGCGTTTCGCCCGCCGCTCGATCGCAACCGTCAAGAGCTACTAG